One genomic window of Fusarium fujikuroi IMI 58289 draft genome, chromosome FFUJ_chr01 includes the following:
- a CDS encoding related to ankyrin, protein MTSETIVESRTHDDYHVGWVCALPTEQTAAMAMLDHRHADLPKPTNDNNAYTLGSIGRYYVVIACLPKGKTGNVSAATVATNMVSTFPNIRFCLMVGIGGGIPPKVRLGDVVVSTPVGAFPGVVQYDLGKAHQGGTFERTGSLNSPPNSLLAALAMVESEHDLTGSRIPDYLKELEQKWPRLAYKYLKSDSLKDQLFKTEYAHISKSVAEGTADGTVIRVNDHEAEESDAEDDCRFCDKSQTVKRKPREMRVHYGLIASGNEVIKDSIFRDKLNRDLGGQTLCVEMEAAGLAHNFPCITIRGICDYADSHKNNAWQAHAAAVAAAFAKELLGQVQASDVEREPTAKEVLSQIHETVSRSDANIREVKRKMDRKEDVEILEWLTPVNYGPQQSDTFSQQQKGTGEWLLSSKEFQGWIDTGKTLFCPGVPGAGKTILTSIVINELMTRFGDDDTVGIAFIYGNYRQRDEQKLNHLLESLLKQLVQGQSSMPASLKVLYDKHNVGKTRPSSEEISTTLQSVIALFTRVHIIVDALDELNAIDGCRNRFLEEIFKLQAQGSAKFFATSRFIPEIMEKFGGSKTIKIRAQDEDMRSFLDSKISQSGQLLQTHREMIKSEIAKTVDGMFLLAQLHFQSVSTKKTLKKIKDALNSLSGGPKAYDIAYKKAMERIAGQDQDSKELATQVLAWITCARRVLKTSELQHALAVEENDLELNKENIPQIDDMVSVCSGLVTVDDNSGVIRLVHYTTQEYLERSRDQWFPIAESEITMACIRYLSFDVFKGGFCRSEKQYKNRLTSNPFYGYASQNWGHHALMASMDGEQVIIDFLEVSAEPLASVQEIMAFNYGAWESMKAIATEVHTAAYFGLSNTVLALLEKGQLADSQGIYGWTALSYAARYGHENVVKLLVARDDVNPNSTDRLYGETPLSWAAKNGHAGVVKFLLGNQGIIADCVHKNRQTPLSFAAENGHLEVVRLLLSRHDVDPNSTAWRVGTPLACAARKGHTAVVKLLLEKQGVLADSADDKGRTPLSLAAESGHEAVIRLLLAIDTVDADPKYSSYRLTPLDYAVEGGHEAAVKLLLTKTRVTWGGRFLGSAASKGHERILKLLINSSAILDEQGKFQNARVQATDKHDEHCSPSLLRNASSERTSLHWAVENELLALVESLLQKGADVNGRRLTDRDWRCGGIQYFKEESKTALHLAADNGQNSMISLLLDHGAGINDLFTSKTTSRSAQSTGKRQYLISQRKQGSDFLMTGMSAVIVERTAIHLAAERGYKAAVALLLSRGAKVRPEYKAGCFPSSFPPSIQLYSGSILK, encoded by the exons ATGACGTCGGAAACGATTGTCGAATCTCGGACACATGATGACTACCACGTCGGGTGGGTCTGCGCCCTGCCCACCGAACAGACCGCCGCCATGGCTATGCTGGATCACAGGCATGCAGATCTCCCGAAACCGACAAATGATAATAATGCATATACACTCGGATCTATTGGTAGATATTATGTCGTTATCGCCTGTCTACCTAAGGGCAAAACCGGCAATGTCTCAGCCGCGACAGTTGCCACTAATATGGTCTCAACCTTTCCGAACATTAGGTTTTGTCTAATGGTTGGTATCGGAGGTGGCATTCCGCCCAAGGTTCGTCTGGGTGACGTCGTGGTTAGCACTCCTGTTGGGGCGTTTCCAGGTGTAGTCCAATACGACTTGGGAAAGGCACATCAAGGAGGCACATTCGAGAGGACGGGGTCATTGAATAGTCCGCCAAATTCCTTACTGGCAGCTTTGGCAATGGTAGAGTCAGAGCATGATCTGACTGGCTCTCGAATACCCGACTACTTGAAGGAACTGGAGCAGAAGTGGCCAAGATTGGCATACAAATACCTCAAGTCTGATTCGCTCAAAGATCAACTGTTCAAGACTGAATACGCCCATATCAGTAAGAGTGTTGCGGAAGGAACGGCGGATGGAACAGTCATCCGGGTTAATGATcatgaagctgaggagagtGACGCAGAAGACGACTGTCGTTTCTGCGATAAGAGCCAAACGGTGAAGAGGAAGCCTAGAGAGATGCGAGTGCATTACGGGCTTATCGCATCTGGAAACGAAGTAATCAAGGATTCCATCTTCCGTGACAAGCTCAATAGGGATCTGGGTGGTCAGACGCTGTGTGTTGAGATGGAAGCGGCGGGGCTGGCGCATAACTTCCCCTGCATCACCATCCGGGGCATTTGCGATTATGCTGATTCGCATAAGAATAATGCGTGGCAAGCCCATGCAGCCGCTGTGGCAGCTGCCTTTGCGAAGGAATTGCTGGGCCAAGTGCAGGCAAGCGATGTTGAGAGGGAGCCTACGGCAAAGGAAGTTTTGAGCCAAA TTCATGAAACTGTTTCACGGTCCGATGCGAACATTCGAGAAGTGAAGCGTAAGATGGATAGAAAAGAGGACGTTGAGATCCTCGAGTGGCTCACACCTGTCAACTATGGACCTCAGCAGAGCGACACCTTTAGCCAACAACAAAAAGGCACTGGTGAGTGGCTTCTAAGCTCCAAAGAGTTCCAAGGCTGGATAGACACTGGGAAGACGCTGTTCTGTCCCGGCGTTCCTGGAGCAGGCAAAACAATCCTCACATCCATCGTGATCAATGAACTCATGACCCGCTTTGGGGATGATGACACTGTCGGGATCGCATTCATCTATGGTAATTACCGGCAGCGTGACGAACAGAAACTTAATCATCTGCTCGAAAGCCTACTAAAGCAGTTAGTTCAAGGACAGTCTTCTATGCCAGCTAGCCTGAAAGTTCTCTACGACAAGCACAACGTCGGGAAGACACGACCCTCCAGCGAGGAAATCTCAACGACTCTTCAGTCTGTTATTGCGCTATTCACACGGGTTCACATCATCGTCGACGcacttgatgagctcaatGCTATAGATGGTTGCCGAAATAGGTTCCTGGAagagatcttcaagctccaGGCCCAAGGCAGTGCGAAATTCTTTGCTACGTCGAGATTTATTCCGGAGATTATGGAGAAATTTGGAGGAAGTAAAACGATTAAAATTCGCGCTCAGGATGAGGACATGCGAAGCTTCCTAGACAGCAAGATCTCGCAATCAGGGCAGCTTTTGCAAACACATCGTGAGATGATCAAGTCTGAAATTGCCAAGACAGTTGACGGAAT GTTCCTCCTGGCGCAACTTCATTTCCAATCTGTGTCCACAAAGAAGACTCtaaagaagatcaaggatgCATTGAACAGCCTGTCAGGTGGGCCGAAAGCGTACGATATTGCTTACAAGAAAGCCATGGAAAGGATAGCTGGCCAGGACCAAGATTCTAAGGAGCTAGCCACGCAAGTTCTTGCATGGATAACTTGCGCTAGAAGAGTTCTCAAAACTTCAGAACTTCAGCATGCGCTAGCAGTCGAAGAAAATGATCTCGAACTCAATAAAGAAAACATCCCCCAAATCGACGATATGGTCTCAGTGTGTTCTGGTCTGGTCACAGTTGACGATAATAGCGGTGTCATCCGACTAGTTCACTATACAACACAGGAATACCTCGAGCGGAGTCGCGACCAGTGGTTTCCGATTGCAGAGTCAGAAATCACAATGGCCTGTATCAGATACCTCTCATTCGACGTATTCAAGGGAGGCTTTTGTAGAAGTGAAAAGCAATATAAGAACCGTCTGACGAGCAATCCGTTTTATGGCTATGCCTCCCAGAATTGGGGGCATCATGCTCTCATGGCGTCTATGGATGGGGAGCAGGTGATTATAGATTTCCTGGAAGTTTCAGCTGAACCACTTGCCTCAGTCCAGGAAATCATGGCTTTTAATTACGGAGCATGGGAAAGTATGAAGGCAATAGCAACCGAAGTACACACTGCAGCATACTTTGGGCTATCTAACACAGTATTGGCTTTGTTGGAGAAAGGCCAACTTGCAGATTCTCAGGGTATATATGGGTGGACTGCATTGTCATATGCAGCAAGATACGGGCACGAAAATGTTGTCAAGCTACTTGTCGCCAGGGACGATGTCAACCCTAACTCTACTGATAGATTGTACGGTGAGACTCCGCTCTCTTGGGCCGCAAAGAATGGGCATGCTGGCGTTGTCAAATTCTTGCTTGGCAATCAAGGTATCATCGCAGACTGTGTACATAAAAATCGTCAGACGCCGTTGTCGTTTGCAGCAGAGAACGGCCACCTAGAAGTGGTTAGGCTCCTTCTCTCCAGACATGACGTTGACCCCAACTCAACTGCCTGGAGAGTAGGAACGCCCTTAGCTTGTGCCGCAAGGAAAGGGCACACTGCAGTTGtcaaactcctccttgaGAAGCAAGGGGTTCTTGCAGACTCTGCGGATGACAAAGGTCGGACTCCCTTGTCACTTGCAGCAGAAAGCGGCCACGAGGCGGTGATCAGACTACTGCTTGCTATAGACACCGTCGATGCAGACCCCAAATATTCTAGTTACAGGTTGACGCCTCTTGATTATGCAGTGGAGGGTGGCCACGAGGCAGCTGTTAAGTTGCTGCTGACGAAGACCCGGGTGACCTGGGGTGGACGCTTTCTTGGGTCTGCCGCGAGCAAGGGGCATGAAAGGATCTTGAAGCTGCTCATAAATAGCAGCGCCATACTCGACGAGCAAGGAAAGTTTCAGAACGCAAGGGTCCAGGCGACTGACAAGCATGATGAGCATTGCTCACCATCACTTCTCAGAAACGCCTCATCTGAAAGAACATCACTTCACTGGGCGGTTGAGAATGAACTACTAGCATTGGTGGAGAGCCTTCTACAAAAGGGAGCGGATGTCAACGGTCGAAGATTGACAGATCGAGACTGGAGATGTGGAGGCATACAGTACTTCAAAGAGGAGTCAAAGACAGCACTTCATCTAGCGGCTGATAACGGGCAAAACTCAATGATCAGTCTCTTATTAGATCATGGAGCGGGTATCAATGATCTTTTTACCAGCAAGACCACATCTCGCTCGGCTCAGAGCACAGGGAAAAGACAATACTTAATCAGTCAACGGAAGCAAGGATCGGATTTCCTTATGACCGGAATGAGTGCAGTCATAGTGGAAAGAACAGCCATTCACTTAGCAGCAGAAAGAGGATATAAGGCGGCTGTGGCATTACTTTTAAGTAGAGGAGCCAAGGTTCGTCCAGAGTACAAAGCTGGGTGTTTTCCAAGCTCTTTCCCTCCTTCAATTCAACTTTACTCAGGGTCTATACTTAAGTAA
- a CDS encoding related to UPC2-regulatory protein involved in control of sterol uptake, producing the protein MVLDKSPSETSDHLTNRKKRLHKKSKTGCNDCRKRRCDEKIPACTACVRRGDVCVYPSPIISHPSPASAQQTDEAALAASLTLPRIVEGHEQSASSTTTFTPDDLALLHYWTISTSLDIIKSPVGDHYWQKTFPNIGFQYTFVMHGILSLAALHLAYRHPADKPRLVCIAAYHHNIALRGFQHGISQVNDGNSDALYAFSCLNMVYVLAFFGPLCDGASVDSKSRILGEGWIPAIRGVDAVLHPVYDRVCRGPLDDLTKIGNWDQLDPDQQAFTHDDHFRSIQQVWESNNDACIYNETLYLLRKCNAYMKQFETMSSEAKAEWGYNQDWSAPYIWLHATSKEYLDLLQQRKPPALLLFAYFGALAHALDGSWFMEGWGRSIILVVDELLRGYYDRWIEWPKEIIRI; encoded by the exons TTACGAACCGAAAGAAACGCCTGCAtaagaagtcaaagacagGTTGTAACGATTGCAGGAAGCGTCGG TGTGACGAGAAAATACCAGCCTGTACCGCTTGCGTCCGACGTGGCGATGTATGCGTCTATCCATCCCCAATAATCAGTCATCCTTCACCGGCTTCGGCTCAGCAAACAGATGAGGCAGCACTCGCTGCGTCGCTGACGCTACCAAGGATCGTCGAGGGCCATGAAcaatcagcatcatcaaccacAACCTTTACACCCGATGATCTTGCCTTGCTACACTACTGGACAATCTCAACGAGCTTAGACATCATCAAGTCTCCCGTCGGAGATCATTATTGGCAAAAGACGTTTCCAAATATTGGATTCCAGTATACCTTCGTCATGCATGGAATTCTAAGCCTAGCAGCTCTGCATCTTGCCTACAGACACCCTGCTGACAAGCCGCGACTTGTCTGTATCGCCGCCTATCATCATAACATAGCACTACGGGGATTTCAGCACGGCATTAGCCAAGTGAACGATGGAAATAGTGATGCTCTATACGCCTTTTCTTGTTTAAACATGGTCTATGTGCTGGCCTTCTTCGGACCTCTCTGCGATGGCGCTTCTGTCGACAGCAAGTCCCGCATTCTCGGAGAAGGGTGGATCCCAGCGATACGCGGCGTCGACGCAGTACTACATCCTGTATACGATAGGGTATGTCGAGGGCCACTGGATGACTTGACAAAGATCGGCAACTGGGATCAACTTGATCCAGATCAGCAAGCATTTACTCACGACGATCACTTCCGCAGTATACAACAAGTTTGGGAAAGCAATAACGACGCATGCATCTACAATGAGACACTCTATCTACTCCGGAAATGCAACGCATATATGAAGCAGTTCGAGACAATGAGCAGTGAGGCTAAAGCTGAGTGGGGATACAATCAGGACTGGTCAGCACCATATATATGGTTACACGCGACTTCTAAGGAGTATCTTGACTTGCTACAACAGCGAAAGCCACCggctttgcttctttttgcGTATTTCGGTGCTTTGGCCCATGCTTTAGACGGATCCTGGTTTATGGAAGGTTGGGGGCGAAGTATAATACTTGTTGTCGATGAGTTACTAAGAGGATATTATGACCGATGGATAGAGTGGCCTAAAGAAATTATACgtatataa